One Papio anubis isolate 15944 chromosome 9, Panubis1.0, whole genome shotgun sequence genomic window carries:
- the LOC101009344 gene encoding olfactory receptor 9K2: MGDRRASNHSEMTDFILAGFRVRPELHILLFLLFLFVYAMILLGNVGMMAIIMTDPRLNTPMYFFLGNLSFIDLFYSSVIAPKAIINFWSESKSISFAGCVAQLFLFALFIVTEGFLLAAMAYDRFIAICNPLLYSVQMSTRLCTQLVAGSYFCGCISSVIQTSMTFTLSFCASRAVDHFYCDSRPLQRLSCSDLFIHRMISFSLSCIIILPTIIVIIVSYMYIVSTVLKIHSTEGRKKAFSTCSSHLGVVSVLYGAVFFMYLTPDRFPELSKVASLCYSLVTPMLNPLIYSLRNKDVQEALKKLLEKKNISL, encoded by the coding sequence ATGGGTGACAGGAGAGCAAGCAATCACTCAGAAATGACTGACTTCATTCTTGCAGGCTTCAGGGTCCGCCCAGAGCTCCACATTCTCCTCTTCCTgctatttctgtttgtttatgcCATGATCCTTCTAGGGAATGTTGGGATGATGGCCATTATTATGACTGATCCTCGGCTGAACACACCAATGTATTTCTTCCTAGGCAATCTCTccttcattgatcttttctattcATCTGTTATTGCACCCAAGGCTATAATCAACTTCTGGTCTGAAAGCAAGTCTATCTCCTTTGCAGGCTGTGTGGCCCAGCTCTTTCTCTTTGCCCTCTTCATTGTGACTGAGGGATTTCTCCTGGCGGCCATGGCTTATGACCGCTTTATTGCCATCTGCAACCCTCTGCTCTACTCTGTTCAAATGTCAACACGTCTCTGTACTCAGTTGGTGGCTGGTTCCTATTTCTGTGGCTGCATTAGCTCAGTCATTCAGACCAGCATGACATTTACTTTATCTTTTTGTGCTTCTCGGGCTGTTGACCACTTTTACTGTGATTCTCGCCCGCTTCAGAGACTATCTTGTTCTGATCTCTTTATCCATAGAATGATATCTTTTTCCCTGTCATGTATTATTATCTTGCCTACTATCATAGTCATTATTGTATCTTATATGTATATTGTGTCCACAGTTCTAAAGATACACTCTACTGAGGGACGTAAGAAGGCCTTCTCCACCTGCAGCTCTCACCTGGGAGTTGTGAGTGTGCTGTATGGTGCTGTCTTTTTTATGTATCTCACTCCTGACAGATTTCCTGAGCTGAGTAAAGTGGCATCCTTATGTTACTCCCTAGTCACTCCCATGTTGAATCCTTTGATTTATTCTCTGAGGAACAAAGATGTCCAAGAGGCTCTAAAAAAActtctagagaagaaaaatattagtcTTTGA